From a region of the Petrotoga sibirica DSM 13575 genome:
- a CDS encoding DUF4912 domain-containing protein: protein MKVKESDKKLLNTFKADEPTIQELRNIAKNLGVKLKRNMNKKEILKVVRKEIKRLEESLDNKIEEVSDYTKSPKSPQKLPKSNESKELPQNYEREKLKIMPVNPNWVYVYWNISEKSRKKLKKLSKNSNITIRVIKKSAEKEETEKEVIETDLKLDQNGNTYFHLPQDNSAYVAFFGVKDKKGEFTPLIQSIEITTPSSSIKSSDKEEWIFIEDGKIIKEDKKEEPGFWKIEKHPGSSETMFTNKRKFNDTNFGSD, encoded by the coding sequence GAAATATCGCAAAAAATTTAGGAGTTAAATTAAAACGAAATATGAATAAAAAAGAGATTTTAAAAGTGGTTAGAAAAGAGATTAAAAGGTTAGAAGAATCTTTAGATAACAAAATTGAAGAGGTTTCAGATTATACAAAATCACCAAAAAGTCCACAAAAACTTCCAAAATCGAATGAATCAAAAGAACTTCCTCAAAATTATGAAAGGGAAAAACTAAAGATAATGCCAGTCAATCCCAACTGGGTATATGTTTACTGGAACATTTCTGAAAAAAGCAGAAAAAAACTAAAAAAATTATCAAAAAACTCTAATATTACTATAAGGGTTATAAAAAAATCAGCAGAGAAAGAAGAGACAGAAAAAGAAGTTATTGAAACAGATTTAAAATTAGACCAAAACGGCAATACTTATTTCCATCTCCCACAAGATAATTCCGCCTATGTTGCTTTCTTTGGAGTAAAAGATAAAAAGGGTGAGTTTACTCCTTTAATACAATCCATCGAAATTACAACACCTTCTTCATCCATTAAAAGTTCAGATAAAGAAGAATGGATTTTTATAGAAGATGGAAAAATTATCAAAGAAGATAAAAAAGAAGAACCTGGCTTTTGGAAAATTGAAAAGCATCCGGGCAGTAGTGAAACAATGTTTACAAACAAAAGAAAATTCAACGATACCAATTTTGGAAGTGATTGA